A window of Candidatus Binatia bacterium contains these coding sequences:
- the rpiB gene encoding ribose 5-phosphate isomerase B → MRVAVGADHAGFSLKQDLVNYVESLTHEVLDLGTNNEDPVDYPDYAEAVGRAVTEGRAERGVLVCGSGVGASIAANKIPGIRAGLCHDTYSARQGVEHDDMNVLVLGARVIGPALALELTRVYLGASFSREERHRRRLEKVARLEKQVKS, encoded by the coding sequence ATGCGCGTCGCGGTGGGCGCGGACCACGCCGGATTTTCTCTGAAGCAGGATCTCGTGAACTACGTGGAGAGCCTGACGCACGAAGTCCTGGATCTGGGCACGAACAACGAAGATCCCGTGGACTATCCCGATTACGCCGAAGCGGTGGGGAGAGCGGTTACCGAAGGGCGAGCGGAGCGTGGTGTGCTCGTCTGCGGCAGCGGCGTCGGCGCCAGCATCGCCGCCAACAAGATTCCCGGCATCCGCGCCGGTCTCTGCCACGACACCTACTCCGCGCGCCAGGGCGTGGAGCACGACGACATGAACGTGCTGGTCCTGGGCGCGCGCGTCATCGGACCGGCGCTCGCGCTCGAGCTGACGCGCGTTTACCTGGGGGCGAGCTTCTCCAGAGAAGAGCGCCACCGCCGGCGGCTGGAAAAAGTGGCAAGACTTGAGAAGCAAGTCAAAAGTTGA
- the tal gene encoding transaldolase has product MNPLKELNKHGQSIWLDYIHRKLINTGGLKRLIEEDGLSGVTSNPTIFEKAIAGGTDYDETIRAAVGENPQTETGKIFERLALEDIRAAADVLRTVYDETGGADGFVSLEVSPHLAHDTEGTIAEAKRLKAEVDRPNVMIKVPATPAGIPAIEALTAGGVNVNITLMFSMSHYEAVARAYIRGLERAAEPAKVASVASFFVSRVDTMVDGALEKIGTPEALALRGKIAIANSKAVYRRFEEIFHGEGFAALKSRGARVQRPLWASTGTKNPNYSDVLYVENLIGADTVNTLPPATIDAFRDHGKVPGATVKENLAEAMSAISELKQLGIDLEEVGKKLQDDGVAAFAKSFDDLMAALGKKRAALAPSTIREPHGSGQAPSTIREPHGSGQAPSTAFSPEPVEGSPFSASQGAALNRQELRLGKQQARVAKRLKTWEVAHFLPRLWQKDPTLWSAEAVPELSDRLGWLTLPESMQNHVGELRAFADKVKSDGIRHVVLLGMGGSSLAPEVFQRTFGNGGGRPELLVLDSTHPAAVQAVENKVDLGRTLFLVSSKSGTTTETNSFFYYFWQKLSGSESAPGAHFVAITDPGTSLEKLAQKRKFRTVFKAPEDIGGRYSALTVFGLVPAALIGVDIGALLERARIMSRASSANVQESESPALVLGAVLGELTLAKKDKVTFLASPSLAAFPSWAEQLIAESTGKDRKGIIPVVDEPLAAAEKYGADRLFVYFRLERDDNAELDRKVAALESAGHPTVKIELDEKIELGQEFFRWEVAVAAAGAALGIHPFNQPDVQLAKDLAKQFMSKKTGVEKTALKNEATASDQTALRQAVSSWLAKKKERDYLVLQAYLNPTAEHTAALREICVSLRDRFHLAATLGYGPRFLHSTGQLHKGGPNSALILQIVDEPAEDLPVPETDYTFGALIRAQAAGDFTALKQRRRRVLRVNLGTDVAGGLRQLVELVQTHQHQ; this is encoded by the coding sequence ATGAATCCATTGAAAGAGCTCAACAAGCACGGCCAATCGATCTGGCTCGATTATATTCACCGCAAGTTGATCAATACCGGCGGGCTCAAACGGCTCATCGAAGAAGACGGGCTCAGCGGCGTCACGAGCAATCCGACGATCTTCGAGAAGGCGATCGCCGGGGGCACGGACTACGACGAGACGATCCGCGCCGCTGTGGGCGAAAATCCCCAAACCGAAACCGGAAAGATTTTCGAAAGGCTCGCGCTGGAGGATATCCGCGCGGCGGCGGACGTCCTCAGGACGGTCTACGACGAGACCGGTGGCGCCGACGGCTTCGTCAGCCTCGAGGTCTCGCCGCATCTCGCCCACGACACCGAGGGCACGATCGCCGAGGCCAAGCGGCTCAAGGCCGAAGTCGACCGCCCGAATGTGATGATCAAGGTGCCGGCGACGCCGGCCGGGATTCCCGCCATCGAGGCGCTCACGGCCGGCGGCGTCAACGTCAACATCACGCTGATGTTCTCGATGAGCCACTACGAGGCGGTCGCCCGCGCGTATATCCGCGGGTTGGAGCGCGCCGCCGAGCCGGCCAAGGTTGCATCGGTCGCGTCGTTCTTTGTCAGCCGCGTCGACACGATGGTGGACGGCGCGCTGGAAAAAATCGGCACGCCCGAGGCCCTGGCGCTCCGCGGCAAGATCGCCATCGCCAATTCCAAAGCGGTTTACCGGCGCTTCGAGGAAATTTTTCACGGCGAAGGGTTCGCGGCGCTGAAGAGCCGGGGCGCGCGCGTGCAGCGTCCGCTGTGGGCGAGCACGGGAACGAAGAACCCGAATTACTCCGATGTCCTTTACGTGGAGAATCTCATCGGCGCCGACACGGTCAACACTTTGCCGCCCGCTACGATCGACGCCTTTAGAGATCACGGCAAAGTTCCGGGCGCGACGGTCAAAGAAAATCTGGCCGAGGCCATGTCCGCTATATCGGAGCTCAAACAGTTGGGCATCGATCTGGAGGAAGTGGGGAAGAAGCTGCAGGACGACGGCGTCGCGGCTTTCGCCAAATCGTTCGACGATTTGATGGCCGCGCTGGGAAAAAAGCGCGCGGCGCTGGCCCCTTCGACCATTCGAGAGCCTCATGGCTCAGGGCAGGCCCCTTCGACCATTCGAGAGCCTCATGGCTCAGGACAGGCCCCTTCGACAGCCTTTAGTCCCGAGCCTGTCGAGGGGTCACCATTCAGTGCATCGCAAGGCGCTGCGCTGAACCGCCAGGAGCTGCGGCTGGGAAAACAACAGGCGCGCGTCGCCAAGCGGCTGAAAACCTGGGAAGTCGCCCATTTTCTCCCGCGGCTTTGGCAAAAAGATCCGACGCTCTGGTCGGCCGAGGCGGTCCCGGAGCTTAGCGATCGTCTGGGCTGGCTCACGCTGCCGGAGTCCATGCAAAATCACGTCGGCGAGCTGCGCGCCTTCGCCGACAAAGTAAAGTCGGATGGGATTCGCCACGTCGTCCTGCTGGGAATGGGCGGCTCGAGCCTGGCGCCCGAAGTCTTCCAACGCACGTTCGGCAACGGCGGGGGCCGTCCGGAGCTTCTGGTCTTGGACAGCACGCATCCGGCGGCTGTCCAAGCCGTGGAAAATAAAGTTGACCTCGGCCGCACGCTTTTTCTGGTTTCCAGCAAGTCGGGGACGACGACCGAGACGAATTCTTTTTTCTATTACTTCTGGCAGAAACTAAGCGGATCGGAGAGCGCGCCCGGCGCTCACTTCGTCGCCATCACCGATCCGGGAACGTCGCTCGAGAAACTGGCGCAAAAGAGAAAATTCCGGACGGTGTTCAAAGCACCGGAGGACATCGGCGGGCGCTATTCGGCGTTGACGGTCTTCGGCCTGGTTCCGGCGGCGCTGATCGGCGTCGATATCGGGGCGCTTCTGGAGCGCGCGCGCATCATGAGCCGGGCATCGTCGGCGAACGTGCAGGAGTCCGAGAGCCCCGCGCTCGTCCTCGGCGCCGTGTTGGGAGAGCTGACCTTGGCGAAGAAGGACAAGGTCACGTTTCTCGCTTCGCCTTCTCTGGCCGCTTTCCCGTCCTGGGCCGAACAGTTGATCGCCGAGAGCACGGGAAAAGACAGGAAGGGAATCATCCCCGTCGTCGATGAGCCGCTGGCCGCGGCGGAAAAATACGGCGCCGACCGATTGTTCGTTTACTTCAGGCTGGAACGCGACGACAACGCGGAGCTGGACCGGAAAGTTGCCGCGCTCGAATCGGCCGGCCATCCGACCGTCAAAATCGAGCTGGACGAAAAAATCGAGCTCGGCCAGGAATTTTTCCGCTGGGAAGTCGCCGTGGCGGCCGCCGGAGCGGCCCTGGGCATCCACCCGTTCAATCAGCCGGATGTCCAGCTCGCCAAAGACCTGGCCAAACAATTCATGAGCAAAAAAACCGGCGTGGAGAAAACGGCGCTGAAAAATGAAGCGACGGCCTCCGATCAAACTGCGCTGCGGCAAGCCGTCTCTTCGTGGCTGGCGAAAAAGAAAGAGCGCGACTACTTGGTGCTTCAGGCGTATCTCAATCCGACCGCGGAGCACACGGCCGCCCTCAGGGAAATCTGTGTTTCCCTCCGCGACCGGTTTCACCTGGCGGCGACGTTGGGATACGGCCCGCGCTTTCTCCACTCGACCG